A genomic window from Yarrowia lipolytica chromosome 1D, complete sequence includes:
- a CDS encoding uncharacterized protein (Compare to YALI0D23067g, weakly similar to uniprot|Q96U78 Neurospora crassa Hypothetical 49.4 kDa protein): MFTLKRPVHISSAITKLQMGNLLSTTAKTAFDGLGYEAPPGCPKPTAQSLEKAHQLLRANHSNYQVKFNDRKFHNHLAHILGAAYYLGASPQQLTAIYEEDIKDLVEWKEDSPEELDMTTYVKHLGDVRYERGFFDLFQEEVTDVASYDWKAVANEVYSHTEGVPNSGALFPGLAFGLLHPLIHLSYAFELDAAPVAVEAMTLACMDFRKSARKLMEKRDPPAVQYSNPMEVLKLLQQDKSLDGVEFDLVMDPVNKQLDTVIKYADMLALPDDPLKLAATLVHDSVAYFGASHKDDKPRYSFFFLHGLTGSQALCEIVASKHFPEVFKDPNAAQTLGYFVWVNFIVLYMYHLRPTIDPKRIIDADTPVLADAYPKAVELALGSEDRFDEHYVKAIRALMFADKFVHEHRPDLADSVPKDYYAKAAWLFAKNKPGKKFVYNNGDSDLELDWTWAEINTQREKDAIKQDDLFEG, translated from the coding sequence ATGTTCACACTAAAGCGACCAGTACACATTTCTTCAGCTATCACCAAATTACAAATGGGCAATTTACTATCTACTACAGCGAAAACCGCCTTTGACGGTCTAGGATACGAGGCTCCCCCAGGATGTCCCAAACCCACGGCCCAGTCTCTTGAGAAAGCCCACCAACTGCTGCGAGCCAACCATAGCAACTACCAGGTCAAGTTCAACGACCGCAAGTTCCACAACCACCTGGCACACATTCTTGGAGCGGCGTACTACCTGGGAGCGTCTCCACAGCAACTGACGGCCATTTACGAGGAGGACATCAAGGACTTGGTGGAGTGGAAGGAAGACAGTccggaggagctggacatGACCACCTATGTGAAACATCTGGGAGACGTGCGCTACGAGCGAGGATTCTTTGATCTGTTCCAGGAAGAAGTGACTGACGTGGCCTCTTACGACTGGAAGGCCGTGGCAAATGAGGTTTACAGCCACACAGAAGGCGTGCCCAACTCGGGAGCCCTGTTTCCGGGGTTGGCGTTTGGACTGCTGCATCCTCTGATCCACCTGTCGTATGCGTTTGAGCTCGATGCTGCTCCTGTGGCCGTTGAAGCCATGACCCTAGCCTGTATGGATTTCAGAAAGAGTGCCAGGAAGCTCATGGAGAAAAGAGATCCACCCGCTGTGCAGTACTCCAATCCTATGGAGGttctgaagctgctgcagcagGATAAGTCGCTGGATGGTGTCGAATTCGATCTTGTCATGGACCCTGTCAACAAGCAGCTCGATACTGTCATCAAGTATGCCGATATGCTGGCTCTTCCAGATGATCCTCTTAAGCTAGCCGCTACTCTTGTACACGATTCCGTGGCGTACTTTGGCGCTTCTCATAAGGACGACAAGCCCCGAtattccttcttctttctaCATGGACTCACAGGATCGCAAGCACTGTGTGAGATCGTCGCTTCCAAGCACTTCCCAGAGGTGTTCAAGGACCCCAACGCTGCCCAGACTCTCGGTTATTTCGTCTGGGTCAACTTCATTGTTCTCTACATGTACCATCTGAGACCCACCATTGACCCCAAGCGAATTATTGACGCTGACACCCCTGTCCTTGCAGACGCATACCCCAAGGCTGTGGAACTCGCTCTGGGCTCTGAAGATCGGTTCGACGAGCACTACGTCAAGGCTATCCGAGCTCTCATGTTTGCAGATAAGTTTGTTCATGAACATCGACCTGATTTAGCCGACTCTGTGCCCAAGGATTACTATGCCAAGGCTGCTTGGTTGTTTGCTAAGAACAAGCCGGGTAAGAAGTTTGTGTATAACAATGGTGACAGTGATCTCGAGCTGGATTGGACCTGGGCAGAAATCAACACGCAGAGAGAGAAGGATGCGATTAAGCAGGATGATTTATTTGAGGGTTAG
- a CDS encoding uncharacterized protein (Converted to coding from non-coding YALI0D23023g, some similarities with Saccharomyces cerevisiae YDR320c SWA2 clathrin-bindingprotein required for normal clathrin function and for uncoating of clathrin-coated vesicles no start), with amino-acid sequence MRKAEGLEHQEKHQQALDQWTLLVSKGFTTKLVMDGKRRCQMILTPKSAPKTAPKTAKPAVRPTAKPVSSAPTPAGKYENLDRVRASHAKIAKEEARESCSGRCRCCQD; translated from the coding sequence ATGCGGAAGGCTGAGGGTCTGGAGCATCAGGAGAAGCATCAACAGGCCCTGGACCAATGGACGTTGCTGGTGAGCAAGGGATTCACCACGAAGCTTGTCATGGATGGTAAGCGACGATGCCAGATGATTTTAACCCCCAAGTCTGCTCCTAAGACTGCTCCTAAGACTGCAAAGCCTGCTGTTAGACCTACTGCCAAGCCTGTGTCGTCTGCACCCACTCCAGCAGGCAAGTACGAGAACCTTGATCGTGTACGGGCCAGCCATGCTAAGATCGCCAAGGAAGAGGCCCGAGAAAGCTGCTCTGGGCGATGTCGTTGCTGTCAAGATTGA
- a CDS encoding uncharacterized protein (Compare to YALI0D23001g, similar to Saccharomyces cerevisiae YPL183C; ancestral locus Anc_6.177, similar to uniprot|Q08924 Saccharomyces cerevisiae YPL183C), with the protein MTKTNYGAITAVKAVSRDCLYTGQGRSITKYSLSGDKWWSQRLFGRNKIHGIDIDQKKGKMLVFGGDSILVTDLECSSRDERSVGDWICDAKFGSDNDTIYVLTAHNRVLILDSDLKIKEIVTCSENSLLYSGSLHVTEDSESVLVASGTVLHGIYIWKLANGKIMHNFTDHEGSIFDVKISPDFAYVISCSDDRFVKLFDLKAGKLVGSGFGHGARIWQVGFYGDNNYVSSSEDSTAILWSHNESRGLLEPAKQFPGHVGKNMWCFDILDKSLITGGGDGRWREFDLEIDHLTEYDYDHVIGNSGAFKNFINLSFTKTAVGTANGEVYLVDRSSDDVTWSLIYQNDALRSLNLMAGWPGSPFVAVGSRFGQVFVINTETKQVSETKVFEGKVSGMLTRDLSGAKYLIATSQNDKDDNVLLEVGTDTQKRYKAMDTFPVTCFDVNEKGNVVMGSRFGALAYFDTVDATPVIFRKAINAETVTDVLFTDEIRVTLTTKNGFYGNLDIRTKQFSLLNKSSQNSIFKILCLSPLITCGFKTNSFVISDESANAQLFAADCGGAHRSWDVLFGDNKVLFNFVRKSIMCEIASNVIPVSSYYSHGREVRAIDVNGSVVASGAEDTNVILSEVRDGQLHNLLTYRKHTSGIQTLKWVSPELLISSSAREELFIWKFNASEKTLTPWLSLPRGDNPDLRIMDFVYKACDGGFELLCVYSDSSLRLWKYDNSSFTLVSDLKYTQHCLLNVDLVEDDKSALISATDGSLSVYELPSLRPKSHIYAHQSSVRFCRKGELIFSGGDDNKLVVTELKNGELREIASIASAHSSTITEVAPLDGSEADIVSVSVDQNVRKWKFSDGELKLMSDEFTTVADTGCVCPYEGGLLIGGAGLDYWTE; encoded by the coding sequence ATGACTAAAACGAACTACGGAGCAATCACTGCGGTGAAAGctgtatcacgtgactgccTTTACACCGGACAGGGCCGGTCCATCACGAAATATTCTCTTTCTGGGGACAAATGGTGGAGCCAACGGCTTTTTGGACGCAACAAGATCCATGGCATTGATATTgaccagaagaagggcaaAATGCTGGTTTTTGGAGGAGACTCGATTCTGGTGACCGATCTGGAGTgctcatcacgtgatgagcGGTCTGTGGGCGACTGGATTTGTGATGCCAAGTTTGGATCTGACAATGACACTATCTACGTTCTGACTGCTCACAATAGGGTGTTGATTTTGGACAGCGAtctcaagatcaaggagattgtcacGTGCTCGGAAAACTCTCTGCTGTATTCCGGTTCacttcacgtgacagagGACTCTGAATCTGTGCTAGTTGCCTCGGGAACTGTGCTACATGGAATCTATATTTGGAAGCTGGCTAATGGAAAGATTATGCACAACTTCACGGACCATGAGGGCTCCATTTTCGACGTTAAGATCTCCCCAGACTTTGCTTACGTCATCTCGTGTTCCGACGACCGGTTCGTCAAGCTGTTTGACTTGAAAGCCGGAAAATTGGTCGGCTCAGGCTTCGGACATGGGGCTCGAATCTGGCAGGTTGGGTTTTACGGAGATAACAATTAcgtcagcagcagcgaggATTCGACTGCGATTTTGTGGTCTCATaacgagtcacgtggtctGCTGGAGCCCGCCAAGCAGTTtcccggtcacgtgggcAAGAACATGTGGTGTTTTGACATTCTAGACAAGAGCCTTATCACCGGAGGGGGGGACGGACGATGGCGGGAATTCGACTTGGAGATCGATCACTTGACCGAATATGACTacgatcacgtgattggaaACTCTGGTGCTTTCAAGAACTTCATCAACCTGTCCTTTACCAAAACTGCCGTTGGAACTGCCAATGGAGAAGTCTATCTAGTCGACAGAAGCAGCGATGACGTGACCTGGAGCCTGATTTACCAGAACGACGCTTTGAGGTCTCTCAATCTAATGGCTGGATGGCCTGGGTCTCCTTTCGTGGCTGTAGGAAGTCGGTTTGGACAGGTGTTTGTCATCAACACGGAAACAAAGCAGGTTTCGGAAACCAAGGTGTTTGAAGGAAAGGTGTCTGGTATGCTGACACGTGATCTTAGCGGTGCAAAGTACCTAATTGCTACTTCTCAAAACGATAAAGATGATAATGTTCTACTCGAGGTGGGTACGGACACCCAGAAACGGTACAAAGCTATGGACACCTTCCCAGTCACGTGTTTTGACGTAAACGAGAAGGGTAATGTGGTTATGGGATCCAGATTCGGAGCTCTTGCTTACTTTGACACCGTGGATGCAACTCCTGTGATTTTCAGAAAGGCCATCAACGCAGAGACCGTCACTGACGTGCTCTTTACAGACGAGATCCGCGTGACTCTCACCACTAAGAATGGCTTCTATGGTAATCTGGATATTCGCACTAAACAGTTTTCACTGCTCAACAAATCGAGCCAGAACAGCATCTTCAAGattctgtgtctgtctcctcTCATCACGTGTGGTTTCAAAACCAACTCGTTCGTCATATCAGACGAGTCTGCCAACGCCCAGTTGTTTGCTGCCgactgtggaggagctcatcGAAGCTGGGACGTGCTTTTTGGTGACAACAAAGTGCTGTTCAACTTTGTGCGAAAGTCAATCATGTGCGAAATCGCCAGTAACGTCATCCCTGTCTCGTCATATTACTCCCACGGTCGAGAGGTGCGAGCCATTGACGTCAACGGCTCCGTAGTTGCCTCAGGAGCTGAAGACACCAATGTTATTCTGTCCGAAGTGCGGGACGGCCAGTTGCACAACCTCCTCACATACAGAAAACACACGTCCGGTATCCAGACCCTGAAGTGGGTGAGTCCGGAGTTGCTCATCTCGTCGTCTGCACGAGAAGAACTCTTCATCTGGAAGTTTAATGCCTCCGAAAAGACTCTCACTCCCTGGCTGTCTCTTCCTCGAGGTGATAATCCCGACCTGCGAATCATGGACTTTGTTTACAAAGCCTGCGACGGGGGATTTGAGCTCCTTTGCGTCTACTCGGACTCTTCCCTCCGACTGTGGAAGTACGACAACTCCTCCTTTACTCTCGTGTCAGACCTCAAGTACACTCAGCATTGCCTGCTGAACGTGGATCTTGTCGAAGATGACAAGTCGGCGCTTATCAGTGCCACCGACGGGTCTCTTTCGGTCTATGAGCTGCCTTCTCTGCGACCCAAGAGCCACATTTATGCCCATCAAAGCTCTGTGAGGTTCTGCAGAAAGGGCGAACTAAtcttctctggaggagacgatAACAAGCTTGTGGTGACCGAGCTGAAGAACGGTGAGCTGAGAGAGATAGCATCCATCGCTTCTGCTCACTCTAGTACCATCACGGAGGTGGCTCCGTTGGACGGATCAGAAGCTGACAttgtttctgtctctgttgaTCAGAATGTCCGAAAGTGGAAGTTTTCTGACGGAGAGCTCAAGCTAATGTCGGATGAGTTTACCACTGTGGCTGATACTGGATGTGTGTGTCCTTACGAGGGTGGTTTGTTGATTGGAGGAGCCGGTTTAGATTACTGGACCGAGTGA
- a CDS encoding uncharacterized protein (Compare to YALI0D22957g, weakly similar to uniprot|Q12303 Saccharomyces cerevisiae YLR121c YPS3 GPI-anchored aspartyl protease 3 (yapsin 3)): protein MLLSNILLLSVASVASAGVVHAPLTARSISESPQVAAYLAKRDIYHATPQMGRLYYETELEIGTPPQVVKAVFDTGSPLLWVHGSNSTQCLQGHCQGSFNVSKSSTWHYLSESNNWGGIGNWGNETVSYAGQTLTDFETWVSKGDPYMWFEIGIFGQSGTDDPRQSFVQGLADSGKISRAVYSLNAEKPILWNKPSSKGTVNNVYYGGYDRAKYQGPLTTIKCDHHNGYAMPLGGISIEGKRVKTTRDYQIVLDTGGINLTLPNGTIKALSEAYGGNGVYEAPGYFKCKCDTNPVVTLNFGYTDIDIDLKPYMLPSPHGDCWIGGIKPVSDDTDILLNGPPVISQALVIYDNHRDTITIGKAKFTDESDVVEITGDIPGTVNYEDWLAGKPLPSSVVSSTTTSSAASSTVQRSTLAIVTTSQPKESAQPEESAQPDESSQPEDPFDFCDLFGIFC, encoded by the coding sequence ATGCTCCTTAGCAACATCCTACTCCTTTCTGTGGCATCTGTGGCCTCCGCAGGTGTTGTACACGCCCCCCTCACTGCCCGGTCAATCTCCGAGTCTCCCCAGGTCGCTGCTTATCTAGCCAAACGAGACATTTACCATGCTACCCCGCAGATGGGTAGATTGTATTACGAGACGGAGCTCGAGATTGGAACTCCCCCGCAAGTGGTCAAGGCCGTCTTTGACACCGGATCTCCCCTGCTATGGGTCCATGGCTCCAACTCCACTCAGTGCCTGCAGGGTCATTGCCAAGGCAGCTTCAATGTATCCAAGTCGTCCACCTGGCACTACCTCAGTGAGAGCAACAACTGGGGCGGTATCGGCAACTGGGGAAATGAAACCGTCTCCTACGCCGGCCAGACCCTCACAGACTTCGAGACCTGGGTTTCCAAGGGAGATCCGTACATGTGGTTTGAAATTGGCATCTTTGGCCAGTCAGGAACTGATGATCCTAGACAGTCATTTGTTCAAGGTCTGGCCGACTCAGGAAAGATCTCACGAGCTGTCTACTCTCTCAACGCCGAGAAACCCATTCTTTGGAATAAACCGTCCAGCAAAGGCACCGTAAACAACGTCTACTATGGAGGTTATGATCGAGCCAAGTACCAGGGACCTCTGACGACCATCAAGTGCGATCATCATAACGGTTATGCCATGCCTCTGGGCGGTATTTCCATTGAGGGAAAGCGGGTCAAGACCACCCGAGACTATCAGATTGTCCTTGACACTGGAGGAATCAATCTTACCCTACCTAATGGAACTATCAAGGCTCTGTCCGAGGCCTACGGCGGTAATGGCGTCTACGAAGCTCCTGGTTACTTCAAGTGCAAGTGTGATACTAACCCCGTTGTTACTCTCAACTTTGGATACACCGATATCGACATTGATCTCAAACCCTACATGCTGCCTTCTCCCCATGGAGACTGCTGGATTGGTGGCATCAAACCTGTTAGTGACGATACTGATATTCTGCTTAACGGTCCTCCTGTCATCTCCCAGGCTTTGGTTATCTACGATAATCACAGAGACACCATCACTATTGGCAAGGCCAAGTTCACCGACGAGTCTGACGTGGTTGAGATCACAGGAGATATCCCCGGAACTGTCAATTACGAGGATTGGTTAGCTGGTAAGCCTCTTCCTAGTTCTGTTGTCTCGTCGACCACTACCTCTTCGGCGGCTTCCTCCACTGTTCAGAGATCCACTCTCGCCATCGTTACTACCTCCCAGCCCAAGGAATCTGCTCAGCCTGAGGAGTCGGCTCAGCCCGATGAGTCTTCCCAGCCCGAAGATCCTTTCGACTTCTGTGATCTCTTTGGTATTTTCTGCTAG
- a CDS encoding uncharacterized protein (Compare to YALI0D22979g, weakly similar to uniprot|P53038 Saccharomyces cerevisiae YGR099w TEL2 involved in controlling telomere length and position effect, similar to Saccharomyces cerevisiae TEL2 (YGR099W); ancestral locus Anc_3.442), with protein sequence MHKKSALNLAKHLEIMEAISTTRNTDSHDLKITPIDSYRTDETLDSSSIPSVTPQQLIAELSTKSYLHQSPDERTRTQTEALNVLLSNPLPDLDHISPLFANLTGLNILIATIRLLKNDSNEYTAAKMDNLKTVLGSVMDLGYVEFQKESSSAYNREISSLLTGSRLFNGLVEFEWNIEQYLKWLGGVIISRDNTASHELIGIIIISALKLHTNNNFICSCIYSSAFIQRLVTVANYTKPFQLKQLLSFSMNYFTSEFSDDVQIAPLAELLTQLNIPVIDLFRQTSTVNSLNMVKSLLISASRDQSIFQEQVMGLFSLWGSKLNISKSPVALQRHQTEVLFVSLSLLTKPFLQQLTATPAFLDGITNHLSSPSSRVRDFGILIGEKVAQYGSVPLNFGIESSEDWSGLSVDKMADNSLRLLFDAEGADPDVSIPDSEAPSIFSDVLSERSAKPNTQSRYQKLGFDVRSHMKDSDDEGEDSDDEDPSNKTVSKPVYIRQLLEYFKAPDGDDQYDKLDIALKTAARLILEKRKYGNEVKVHAKDLAKALVQFKDNFDFPDYHKHRTQALVVLVGTQPEIAPYIVDLFYTADISINDRLLLLTSLSLGARFVNGFTDTVDVKPMEMKKLPAAVAARFNDLNIGTKSLTGTRLTGTSGLLDLNNQSALPAGDASEDGVTAQPLNSVSSDLQQTLLSPTIAESRESEALNGPKVLRVSSSLQKQRQGQTNTTITTNHFSKVAHLFIFPLIDSWWKAGTGIMAGSFSSIIQAHYFKTLALLLYTAAPSAPKLTDMTSELLAMLLKLRSYVYIDDPQVIESACTCILVVLDTHSDEYIVQKWPREFVDLQKWLEDVWEGVIDERVKGVAAGVLYQMKKLGEKWRRSLVAY encoded by the coding sequence ATGCATAAGAAATCAGCCCTCAATCTCGCCAAACATCTAGAAATCATGGAAGCCATCTCAACCACGCGCAATACCGACTCACATGACCTCAAAATTACGCCAATCGACTCGTATCGCACCGATGAAACACTTGACTCAAGCTCTATCCCATCGGTTACGCCACAGCAACTCATAGCCGAGCTTTCAACCAAGTCATATCTACATCAATCGCCCGATGAGCGGACgaggacacaaacagaagcTCTCAACGTCCTTTTGAGCAACCCATTACCTGACCTAGACCACATTTCACCTCTTTTTGCTAATCTCACTGGCTTGAACATTTTGATAGCTACAATCCGACTCTTGAAGAACGACAGCAATGAATATACAGCGGCCAAAATGGACAATTTGAAGACAGTCCTGGGATCGGTCATGGATCTGGGATACGTGGAGTTTCAGAAAGAATCGAGTTCCGCCTACAATAGGGAGATTTCGTCTCTGCTAACTGGATCGCGTCTCTTCAATGGTCTGGTGGAATTCGAATGGAACATTGAACAATATTTGAAATGGCTAGGAGGTGTGAttatatcacgtgacaacaCGGCATCGCACGAACTAATCGGTATAATTATCATTTCAGCCCTCAAATTGCACACTAACAACAACTTCATCTGTTCCTGCATCTACTCTTCTGCATTCATTCAACGACTTGTCACGGTCGCTAATTACACGAAACCGTTCCAATTGAAGCAACTGCTCAGTTTCTCCATGAACTACTTCACTTCTGAATTTTCTGACGATGTTCAAATTGCTCCTCTGGCTGAGCTGTTAACACAGCTGAACATTCCAGTCATTGACCTCTTTCGACAAACAAGCACCGTCAACAGCCTGAATATGGTCAAGTCTCTACTAATCTCggcatcacgtgaccagtCGATTTTCCAGGAGCAGGTCATGGGTCTTTTCAGTCTATGGGGGTCGAAATTGAACATTTCAAAATCGCCCGTTGCCCTGCAACGTCATCAGACAGAAGTGTTATTCGTGAGTCTGTCTCTGCTGACTAAACCGTTCTTGCAGCAGCTGACTGCGACTCCTGCATTTCTGGATGGCATTACTAATCATttatcttctccttcatcgCGGGTTCGAGATTTCGGCATCTTGATTGGTGAAAAAGTCGCTCAATATGGCTCTGTTCCTCTGAATTTCGGCATTGAGTCTTCAGAAGACTGGTCTGGGTTGTCCGTTGACAAGATGGCTGACAATTCACTAAGGCTTCTGTTTGACGCTGAAGGTGCTGATCCGGATGTAAGCATTCCCGACTCGGAGGCTCCGTCCATCTTTTCAGATGTGTTGAGTGAGAGAAGTGCCAAGCCAAACACTCAAAGCAGGTACCAGAAGCTCGGGTTTGATGTCAGAAGTCACATGAAGGATTCTGATGACGAAGGAGAGGATTCTGACGATGAAGACCCCTCGAACAAGACAGTCAGCAAACCAGTGTACATCAGACAACTTTTGGAGTACTTCAAGGCACCAGACGGCGACGACCAGTACGACAAGCTAGATATTGCCCTGAAAACGGCTGCTAGGCTCATTCTCGAAAAGAGAAAGTATGGAAACGAGGTCAAGGTGCACGCTAAGgatctggccaaggccCTGGTTCAGTTCAAGGATAATTTCGACTTTCCAGACTACCATAAACATCGAACCCAGGCAttggtggtgctggtgggCACTCAGCCTGAGATTGCTCCGTACATTGTGGATTTGTTTTATACGGCAGACATTAGCATTAATGAtcggctgttgttgttgacgtCATTGTCTCTTGGAGCTCGCTTTGTGAATGGATTCACTGACACTGTTGATGTGAAACcaatggagatgaagaagttgcCAGCAGCTGTTGCAGCTCGTTTCAACGACTTGAATATTGGGACCAAGAGTCTCACTGGAACTAGACTTACAGGAACAAGTGGATTGCTTGATTTAAATAACCAGTCAGCTCTGCCAGCTGGAGACGCTTCAGAGGACGGGGTGACAGCTCAGCCACTGAATAGCGTTTCTTCTGACCTCCAAcagactcttctctccCCTACAATCGCCGAGTCCCGTGAAAGTGAGGCTCTGAACGGCCCTAAAGTGCTCAGAGTCTCTTCTAGTCTCCAGAAACAACGCCAGGGACAAACAAACACCACCATAACAACCAACCACTTTTCCAAGGTCGCGCATCTATTTATCTTCCCGCTGATCGACTCATGGTGGAAAGCAGGTACCGGAATCATGGCTGGCTCGTTCTCGTCTATCATTCAGGCGCACTATTTCAAAACTCTCGCTCTTTTGCTGTATACAGCTGCCCCCAGTGCTCCAAAACTGACCGATATGACGTcagagctgctggccatGCTGCTAAAGCTGCGCTCCTACGTCTACATTGACGATCCGCAGGTGATTGAGTCCGCTTGCACCTGCATTTTGGTGGTGCTAGACACTCATTCGGACGAGTACATTGTGCAAAAGTGGCCTCGTGAGTTTGTCGATCTCCAGAAATGGCTGGAAGATGTCTGGGAGGGAGTTATCGATGAGAGGGTCAAGGGAGTGGCTGCAGGAGTGTTATACCAGATGAAAAAGTTGGGCGAAAAATGGAGGAGGTCGCTGGTAGCATACTAA
- a CDS encoding uncharacterized protein (Compare to YALI0D23045g, weakly similar to uniprot|Q9HFN0 Emericella nidulans ARCA protein) — MDKPKRRRVRTGCLTCRERHLKCDEGVPDCVNCIKSRKVCRRGIRLNFIDCKVGDASHYEVSDSWRPRIFDESRDIAAGYDGGLGLYARYPTPVNDVDMDDVGGSQATQTGVATTNRHAGGQITHTLGASMPNPLQAFRPPQIHKYAYSSAKGMTLNDPTTPSRDPDMSELLPVFVEYIAPMLDLFCGSEMFSKVVPVIALTQPTLQYSVLCCGAVILAHKSKTVEAERRAEKYFLQATKSLLGDMTSSPKDLELCVLSTICLSVYELIQEVSEARGRRISGVNQMIEEFHWVVMPTGRPEMNSLVEKCCFWANMMIDFIFSRRVDSGPFLNPHNWGSVHDVHTLPSNTPPDAWWMHSILHLSACANYFSQQCHVPTYDEFVHNQRWIEWKKIVLDIKRWKDRLPSRLGAIVDLKLPSNQSHFDTILFASSSAMYANICYHGALLLMNKCKPYTAYPIHDPEVAIDVTYHSRRILGINRQTKNVIHAIMSLWTVRLACFHVTNYVEQVEIVRHLDYLQEAGAWKTSDTREFFQSYWGWQTS, encoded by the coding sequence ATGGACAAACCAAAACGCCGGCGAGTGCGCACGGGCTGTCTGACGTGTCGCGAGCGGCATCTCAAGTGCGACGAGGGAGTGCCGGACTGTGTCAACTGCATCAAGTCTCGCAAGGTGTGTCGACGAGGCATACGACTCAACTTCATTGATTGCAAGGTGGGAGACGCCTCTCACTATGAAGTTAGTGACAGCTGGCGGCCAAGGATCTTTGACGAGTCACGAGATATAGCGGCGGGCTACGACGGAGGCCTCGGGCTCTATGCCAGATACCCTACTCCTGTCAATGATGTTGACATGGATGATGTGGGAGGTTCTCAAGCTACACAAACGGGTGTGGCAACGACAAATCGACATGCGGGCGGACAGATTACACACACACTAGGCGCATCCATGCCCAACCCGCTACAGGCGTTTCGACCGCCCCAAATACACAAATATGCATATTCGTCCGCCAAAGGAATGACTCTCAACGACCCCACGACgccgtcacgtgatccagaCATGAGCGAACTGCTGCCCGTGTTTGTGGAGTATATTGCGCCAATGTTGGATTTGTTTTGTGGCTCGGAAATGTTTTCCAAGGTCGTTCCTGTGATTGCCTTGACTCAGCCGACCTTGCAGTACTCGGTCTTGTGTTGTGGAGCGGTCATTTTGGCGCACAAAAGCAAGACAGTTGAGGCTGAAAGACGAGCTGAGAAATACTTTCTACAGGCCACAAAGTCATTGTTAGGCGATATGACCTCTTCTCCCAAAGACCTGGAGTTGTGTGTCTTGTCCACAATTTGTCTATCGGTCTATGAACTGATTCAGGAGGTGTCTGAGGCCCGAGGAAGGCGTATTTCGGGCGTTAATCAAATGATTGAAGAGTTCCATTGGGTTGTTATGCCCACTGGACGGCCTGAAATGAACTCTCTGGTGGAAAAATGCTGTTTTTGGGCCAACATGATGATCGATTTCATCTTCTCGCGCCGAGTCGATTCAGGCCCGTTTCTGAACCCCCACAATTGGGGGTCAGTACACGATGTACATACCTTGCCCTCAAACACGCCCCCTGACGCTTGGTGGATGCATTCCATATTGCATCTATCTGCCTGTGCTAACTACTTTAGCCAGCAGTGCCACGTGCCTACTTATGACGAGTTTGTGCACAACCAGCGGTGGATcgagtggaagaagattgTTTTGGATATCAAGAGATGGAAAGACAGACTGCCTAGTCGACTAGGAGCGATTGTGGATCTGAAACTGCCTTCCAATCAGTCACATTTTGACACAATTCTGTTTGCGTCTTCGTCAGCCATGTACGCAAACATTTGCTACCATGGAGCCTTGTTGCTCATGAACAAATGCAAGCCATACACTGCCTACCCCATCCACGATCCAGAAGTGGCTATAGATGTGACGTATCACTCTCGACGGATCCTGGGAATTAATAGACAAACCAAGAACGTGATTCACGCCATCATGAGCCTGTGGACAGTGCGACTGGCGTGCTTTCATGTGACGAATTATGTGGAGCAGGTGGAGATTGTCAGACATTTGGACTACTTGCAGGAGGCGGGAGCATGGAAGACGAGCGACACAAGGGAGTTCTTTCAGAGTTATTGGGGATGGCAAACATCATAA